ttctaagggtttttttttttggtgattttgaaaaatctaaggATATCTCTATTATATTGTAGATTTCTATGTTATTATGAAACTTTTTgaggtattttgataattttgagggtaattttgacattttgaaCATTCCAAATTATTTGTTGTTTTGTATGTTTCATGGAATTTATTCTTTAAAGAGAGAATGGGAAGGGGGGGTGGTGGGTCTGCAAGAGAGAGGGGGAGTTCTATTCTCTTTACgcagttttagaatttttgctAGTCAACATAAAATGATTTCGGTTTGGCCAAGTTTTCTAGTCACCTCAAAAGTTCTTTATGTTTACGGTTTGAACAAGTTTTCTAGTCACCtcaaaagtttgaaattgaggaaaacatcaaaataaaaggaatctAAATTATTAATAGGGAATTGAAATATGCTAGATTTTTCAAGTTTGATTTGCTATAATTTGGCCTTTAAAATTGATTTGTTGGCCATTTTTCAGCTTATGTTGTTGGTGCTCGGGCAAACAAGATCTTGATGAGGCCCATTCAGTTAATTTGTCGGAGAAAAAacctaatcaaattaaaattttcacacaaagagcaataacaaaaattataatattaatatctaCAATAAAATATGCCAAATGTAATTCGTCATTCTTTTCCACAAAAATATTCCCACGgtcaaaaatgtcaaaaattgcAAAACTCCTTCGTCCCAAGTGAGTGTCAATTAAATTGGTCATGGATAAAGTAGATTGggtataactttttttttttttttttggagaaaaaattgGGTAAAACTTCAGCCTCAACTATCATTGAAGTATGAGCCAAAATATTTTTGGACTAATATCTTGGTCTTAAATTGTTGACTTTTTAGGGAAAACTTTTGGAGGAAAGTAAGTCCAACTTATCGTATAACcattcaaaaatattattgatgGTAATCTCAGTCATTTGACTTAGTTAATAGTcttgtaaaatatatttaataattaaataatttctatGATTTAACACACATTGGTAGTTTTTGAACCTTTAGATTATGGATTTAATCcgatttagatgaaaattttgtctttttatttttatttaattttggtgGGAATATAGAGTGGGAATAAAGAAGTCTCTAAAAACCAGTTGCCTAACCCCACAGAATCTCTCTATATAGTGCTACCCGCCTAAGTAATTGCCTAACTTGATTTACAAATCCCAAatggtttgttaattttatttggtCTAGAATGTAGTGGCCACTTCCTTAGTTCCTTTGGTTATTGAGAACCgtatatatataataccaaAAGGTAGTGTTccatggaaaattaaaaaagaattatggACAAGTCACAAGTGAATACTGACTGACTCtttctaaatagtaaatactacCAAAAggtttctttgtttctatttcattccTTTTTCTACTTTGTATATATTACAGTTGCATTGGTTATTGTTTCACCTACTAAACACACTAGTACTGatgaattgatatatatatatatatataatataccaaAAGGTGAAGTAGGATTTTAAAATGGCCAAAAAGATGAAGTGGGGAAAGGCTGTGCGTGTGAGAGAGGGTGAGGGTGGACTGTTGGGAGTGTAAAACCCTAGAAAATGGAGATAAGCACAGCATGCCGGGTCTGACAAAGACCATACACTGTATATTCCTTCGAGAAAGAGACTTTGGGTCCCAAAAGGGAAAGAATTTGCGCACGAGCATCGGTGTATGTAATGTAAAGACCACcgactttttcttttcattcctcGGCAttgcactctctctctcattgctTTATAATCCCACTGTTCTTCTCAATTCTCTTTGCCTCTGTTGTAGCTCCTTCTATGTGCTTGTACGCACTCTCTTTAATTATATGtctaaaagttttatttatttatttatttatttatttttctattcctttctctctctactgCTAATGAGAATCCAAGATAATAATATAAAGCGTTCAAACAAAAGGAGCTCAAGAATATTATTGCTTTTACATGCAGGGAAGCTCGTCTCTTTCTCTATCAATTTATCCTCACCTTTTCTATGAATTTACACTCTGAGACCAATTTCAAATTTCTCTGGTCTAGTATGGATAGAGTTTACAAAAGAGAGTTCGAAGAATAATCTGACTTACTATATATGTTATAATTATGTCtgacaaaatataataaacaactAATGTCAACACATTAGTAGATTCTTTAATGATTACAGAAATTCCAACTAAGCCTGAAAATAGAAGCtgtagagaaaaaagaaaaaagaaaacaaaaaacaaaaaaaacaaaagaagatgaTGTCCTATtgattgccaaaaaaaaaaaaaaaaaaaaaaaacaagagtgGTCAGGTATGTGTCATACTTACCTGTCTGAAGAAGTTAGGGAGAAGAAAAGGATATTGTGTGCCCTCACAAGAGAAGGTTAATAATTAAGGTCGATTTAAACCCAAACCAATTATAATTACAAGGGAGAGAGATTCAAGCTTAATTAGTTTGTTGAAGCTATATAAGCTTGAATTTAGTTTATTTAGGCTATGTTTAATGTTCTAATGAATCTGGccttagatataattttttactaGGAAAATGCTCAAGTTTTTATTAATACCATAAAAAGCTTACACATGAACATAATTGGAAATACTTCACAGCATATttttgggctttgtggagctagttgtgtttgatttggatGACGACTCGACCCGAAATAATGTTGTGTggttttttaatgggagattttctgaGATTTAGTCCATAGAGCAAAGGCTTGGGCTGATAGGCCCAAGCTACCCCCAGAAAAAATTTTGGCCCgttttgtagcccattgtgaatTCTGTGCGTAGGATGTAGAAACTgtttttttggtgattagggttttcgGTTGtaatttttgagagagaaaaaaaaaaaaactgtattgTCACgctttgtatttttccctgataatagtgaaatccctgcaattTCGTGGACGAAGGCAAATTGCcaaaccacgtaaatactgtTTTGTACGTATGATTATTCTTTTTGACGTgtgttttttctctattttgtttctcacaggtttggAAATTTCGTGTTAATTCTCTAcacatattaaataaatttgtagTAACTTTAACATCACTATTTTGACTAACTAATATCAATAGCATGCACGGTCTCCATTGCCACATCATTGTACTAACTCTTTCTTTATCACTAGAGCTATGGTCAATAAGatttataaattcataaattgAGAATCATTCTgcctaattaattaatataactTATCATATAgtttagttattaatttttaagtataGATTTATGAagaggtaaaaaataaatataaattgtgatgtttactttatataagaaaaataatttaattaagtaattcATCAATAACTTGAGtttgtttgattaaaaaataaataaatttgaacatGTAATTTATCTTAATAATTTGCTTGAACTCGATTcatgttagaaaaaatatatatgaaattttagtACTCCTAACTACCATGATTGTTGCCACTATCACCTATGTAGTGTCTCTCTAAAGTGCATGCTATAGCTATTTACTATCACCACTAGGTATCTGATAAATTACCTCCTAAACTATCTAAAAATGGGGTTTTGCTTTTGCCAAACATAAATTCTTATTCACAATGTTCTGCATTCCAATTTTTATCTTCATAATTGGGTCGGAGAGATTGgaaaacctttttcaaaaaagcGACCAAACCATGAAGTCTTTCATATATGTAAATAAGTACAACATCAATGATCAAAGGCATACACAACCACATGCCCACAAAACTTTCAAACTTTTCAACGGTTACAGAAAATCCCTTTGAGACTATACCCAGTCAGTCAGTCAAAAGAGCAATTTAGTGAGTAAACCGACAAAATCAGAGCCTTTTTTCCAGCATCTGTCCCTGTTTCCCTTTCAACCGTTCGTGTTCAAACATCATTCTAAAGGAAGTCAAGGTGCACTTTCGTAATTATTCCCCAATCCCAAGCCCATTTCCACAGCTTTAACCCTCATTCTATTTAAGCACTCATATCTCCCACTCTCTCTCACCCTAGTCTCCTTCAATAGTTCAAAACTTGTCCTCCTAAATTCTTCTCTTTCAATCCACGTTTCTTACTTACAAATCTTCAGTCTTTGATCTTATAAATCATACCAATTATGAGATTTTAGGTACGTAATGGGATATTTTACCTAAGCCTCTTAACTTCTTTATGTTGCATaaatattctctctaaaagagtTTACATCATGCATGTTCTCTTGGTTCACTTTTCGTGAATAGTGTTATGTAAAACTTTTTAAGGATGAAGATTATGGATAATATTCTTGTATTAATGCGTGTAACATGCAAACTTATTATTATGCTCTTTGTTGCTTTGTACAGATTCTAGAGTGCTTGGTTGATTCTAATCTCATGCAAATGTGGtaagttctttattttccagattataaagaaaaaaggttctttgatttttgttgggAAGAAAAGACCGAGAGAGTAATATATTAAACACCATATAGAAAATCGTgttaatatttgttttattgtttgtttgtcttttaacAGCTTGGGATCCGAGTAAATTATGAACAACATCTTTGgtggaaacaaaaaattgttcttattaCATTAATATCTGGAAAATTGTCAtctccttctctctctaaaaattctCATCTCAGCCTTTTTTTGTCTTTACGTAGATGTTACATAAACTCAGCTAGAAATGGCCAAGAAAGGAACTAAAAGATGTCCAATATTCTCCATGTTCATGTTGTTATTCTTATTCTTCAATCTTCCCATGTTGCATGGCGAGGAACTAGAGCTTCTCTTATCATTCAAAGCTTCGATCAAAGACCAGTTCGGCTTTCTTTCTGACTGGAATTCCTCTGCCACTTTTTGCAACTGGCATGGTATAGTCTGTGACAACTCTTCCCATGTTAACTCACTTGAGCTCTCTGGGCAAAACATCTCTGGCAAACTTTCTGCCTCAATTTTCCAATTGCAGTACGTCAAGGTTGTTGATCTTTCCAACAATCAGCTCTTTGGGGAAATTCCTggtgatttattttcttgtccTTCACTTCAATTCCTCAATCTTAGTAACAATAATTTAACAGGTCCATTGCCAAGAATTTCCATTTCCCACCTTGAAACACTAGACCTTTCCAACAACATGCTTTCGGGTAGAATTCCAGACAATATTGGATTGCTTTCTAGCTTACAATTTCTTGATCTAGGTGGAAATGTTTTGGTGGGAAAAATTCCAAAATCCATATCAAATATCACGACTTTGCAAGTCTTGACTTTGGCTTCAAACCAACTATTTGGTGAAATTCCACATGAAATAGGCCAAATGAAGAGCTTGAGGTGGATTTACCTAGGCTACAACAACCTTTCAGGTGAAATTCCAACAGAGATTGGAGACTTGACTTCTCTGAATCATCTTGATGTTGTCTACAACAATCTCAGTGGACATATTCCATTCTCTCTAGGAAACCTCAGCAATCTTCAGTATCTCTTCCTATACGAGAACAAGCTCACGGGTCCAATTCCAAGATCACTTTTTAACCTCAAAAAGTTGGCCTcacttgatcttagcatcaatTCTCTTTTTGGTGAGATCCCAGAGCTCATAATTCAGCTTCAAAACTTGGAGATTCTTCATCTTTTCTCCAACAACTTCACGGGAAAGATTCCAGCTGCCTTAACCTCCTTGCCTCGGCTTCAAGTCCTCCAGTTATGGTCGAATCAATTATCCGGTGAGATCCCCAGAGACCTTGGAAGGCTAAACAATCTCACTGTACTGGACCTTTCCACCAATTATCTCGCTGGGAAAATCCCTGAAAGCTTATGCAACTCGGGTCAGCTTTATAAGCTCATCCTCTTCTCTAATTCCCTGGAAGGCGAAATTCCGGGGAGTTTGAATTCTTGCAAAAGCTTAAAGCGAGTACGCCTCCAAAACAACCGTCTCTCCGGTGAATTATCCTCGGGTTTCACAAAACTGCCACTAGTAAACTTCCTGGATATCTCAAGCAACTATCTTTCTGGCAGAATTGACAAGCAAAAGTGGGATATGGCATCACTGGAGATGCTGAATTTAGGgaagaacaatttttttggaGAGCTGCCAGGTTCATTCGGTAGTGACAAGCTTCAGAACTTGGACTTGTCTGAAAATCAGTTCTCAGGTAATATCCCCAAGAGCTTTGGGGGATTGTCAGAGCTAGTGCAATTAGAGCTACGTGAAAACAAGCTCTCAGGTCACATTCCAGAAGAATTGTCATCATGCAAGAAGCTTGTGAGATTAGACCTCAGTCATAATCAACTCAGTGGCCTAATTCCAATCAGTCTAGCTCAACTTCCGGTTCTGGGTCTACTTGATTTGTCGGAAAACCAATTTTCCGGTGAAATTCCAGAAAGTTTTGGAAGATTGGAATCTCTTGTAGAAGTGAATATTTCTCACAATCACTTGCATGGAAGCTTACCTTCTACCGGGGCATTTCTTGCTATTAATGCCAGTGCTGTTGCCGGCAATAATAACCTTTGTGGTGGCGATATTACAAGTGGTTTACCGCAATGCAAGAGCGGTAAAAGTCCCGTGTGGTGGTATGTTCTCACTTGCCTTTTGGTCGCGTTAGTAATGTTTGCTATTGCTGCTTTTCTGGTTGTTTTCATTCGAAGCCGGCGTAATGAGTTGGAGCAGAAAAGAGTGGAAAACGAATATGGAATATGGGAAATGCAGTTCTTTGATTCCAAGGTTTCGAAGTCCCTCACAATGGAAGATATTTTCTCCTCGGCCAAAGACGAAAATGTCATTATGAGAGGGAACAAGAAAGGGGTTTCAGTTTCATACAGAGGAAAGTCTCTCATGAACAACATGCAGTTCGTGGTGAAGGAAATGAAAGGTGAAAATACAGTACTT
The sequence above is drawn from the Quercus lobata isolate SW786 chromosome 12, ValleyOak3.0 Primary Assembly, whole genome shotgun sequence genome and encodes:
- the LOC115972494 gene encoding probably inactive leucine-rich repeat receptor-like protein kinase At2g25790; this translates as MAKKGTKRCPIFSMFMLLFLFFNLPMLHGEELELLLSFKASIKDQFGFLSDWNSSATFCNWHGIVCDNSSHVNSLELSGQNISGKLSASIFQLQYVKVVDLSNNQLFGEIPGDLFSCPSLQFLNLSNNNLTGPLPRISISHLETLDLSNNMLSGRIPDNIGLLSSLQFLDLGGNVLVGKIPKSISNITTLQVLTLASNQLFGEIPHEIGQMKSLRWIYLGYNNLSGEIPTEIGDLTSLNHLDVVYNNLSGHIPFSLGNLSNLQYLFLYENKLTGPIPRSLFNLKKLASLDLSINSLFGEIPELIIQLQNLEILHLFSNNFTGKIPAALTSLPRLQVLQLWSNQLSGEIPRDLGRLNNLTVLDLSTNYLAGKIPESLCNSGQLYKLILFSNSLEGEIPGSLNSCKSLKRVRLQNNRLSGELSSGFTKLPLVNFLDISSNYLSGRIDKQKWDMASLEMLNLGKNNFFGELPGSFGSDKLQNLDLSENQFSGNIPKSFGGLSELVQLELRENKLSGHIPEELSSCKKLVRLDLSHNQLSGLIPISLAQLPVLGLLDLSENQFSGEIPESFGRLESLVEVNISHNHLHGSLPSTGAFLAINASAVAGNNNLCGGDITSGLPQCKSGKSPVWWYVLTCLLVALVMFAIAAFLVVFIRSRRNELEQKRVENEYGIWEMQFFDSKVSKSLTMEDIFSSAKDENVIMRGNKKGVSVSYRGKSLMNNMQFVVKEMKGENTVLPTSFWSVVAEFGKLKHPNIIRLMGICWSEKSGFLVYEYVEGKVLSEVLRNLSWERRRKIAIGIAKALSFLHGYCSPSVVVGDMSPERVLVDGKDEPRLSLSLPAGLACTDTKFSSAYVAPETRETKDMTEQSDIYGFGLILIELLTGKSPADTEFGMQENNIVEWARYCYSDCHLDVWIDSMIRGHATNNQNEIVETMNLALHCTATDPTARPCATQVLKNLESAMKPSSCVSNLKFSSSN